Proteins from a single region of Dasypus novemcinctus isolate mDasNov1 chromosome 16, mDasNov1.1.hap2, whole genome shotgun sequence:
- the LOC101411290 gene encoding large ribosomal subunit protein eL27-like, producing the protein MGEFMKPRKVVLVLAGRYSGCKAVIVKNIDGGPSDHPYSHALVAGIDCYPRRVTAAMGKKKIARRSKIKSFVKVYNYNHLMPTRYSVDIPLDKTVVNKDVFRDPALKCKAWREAKVKFKERYKTGKNKWFFQKLQF; encoded by the coding sequence ATGGGCGAGTTTATGAAACCCAGGAAAGTGGTGCTGGTGCTGGCTGGGCGCTACTCTGGATGCAAAGCCGTCATCGTGAAGAACATTGATGGTGGCCCCTCGGACCACCCCTACAGCCATGCTTTGGTGGCTGGAATTGACTGCTACCCCCGCAGAGTGACAGCTGCCATGGGCAAAAAGAAAATCGCCAGGAGGTCAAAGATCAAGTCTTTCGTGAAAGTTTATAACTACAATCACCTCATGCCCACAAGGTACTCTGTGGATATCCCCTTGGACAAGACCGTTGTCAACAAAGATGTTTTCAGAGACCCTGCTCTTAAATGCAAGGCCTGGCGCGAGGCCAAAGTCAAGTTCAAGGAGAGGTACAAGACAGGCAAAAACAAGTGGTTCTTCCAGAAGCTGcagttttag